Within the Scomber scombrus chromosome 4, fScoSco1.1, whole genome shotgun sequence genome, the region AACAATATCTTAAACACACTGATTCATTAAGCCTGAAACCAAACATTTATCAATGTCCAGGAATAAAAAGCAATGAGGAAAGTTATTGACCATAAttcaatacagaaaaaaaacacttgaggGGCAAATTTGAAGCATATATGAATTtcatatttgtcatttaaaggGCCTGCACACCTATGCAAATGCTTTCAAGTAGTGTGTGATAATTCAATCTCTCCTTAAAGCGAAGTTGGGCAGTTATGTTGGGAATTAAATGTCACCTATCAAGAATGATGAAGATGTTAGTTGCCCCAGACCTAAATGTTTAACAAAACTAACAGGGAAGTGAGACATATGCCAATCGAGTGCAGTCTGTAAGGAGTCTTGAGAGGATCTATCAATCCAAATAGAGAAAAACACCAGTGGGGTATACCGAGGGTGTAGGGTCTTCAGGGTATCATCCAAACAAAGGGAGGGAATAAGCAATCACAAAACTGCAATATTTATGATGACTACTGGAGAATATACAGGCAAgagtatgaaaatgactgtATGAGCAGGAAAGGATACAGTTATGACCAATGCATATTGCGCAGAAGTGAAGCAGGGCGGGTGTGCcagggagcagcagcagaccgAGCAGCAGAAGGAGCCAGGGGAGAAACCAAACTGGAAAACACCTCAGCAGCCTCCTCTGGGTCACCTGACGACACTGGGCAGTAAACAAGGTCAGCTGGATGGCAGAATAGCCATAGATCCGACTTGCCTCAGCCCCAAAGACAAAGAGGATCAGGGTGTAAAGGAGGGGTAATATGGTCATTGTCATGATGGAGAGGGCGAGGAATGCAACTGTTCCCCAGCGGCGCTCCTGACATGGTCCAACCAACAGCAGGAGGGCAACACTGACCAGCAAAGAAGGCAGGTCATCGTGACTTAAAGCATACAGGAACACATCTGAGgaataaaatgagaaaagggTGTTGTTGGCAATTGGTTTTTTACCACCTCTAAGATTTCAGAAATGCTTATAACTATCCCTAAAACAGTTCAATATAAGAGCAGTTACCTCTGAACCTTGGGAAGTCTCCACCTGGCCCTAAGCTGAGACTTGCTTGAATCCCCCCAGCATACACAAGCAGCATCAGTGTGGTCAATAAAGATGTTCCCAGAAAGAAACCAGGGCGATCTGATCCAAACCAAAACCATACTGACAGTATACGATCAAGCATTATTTACAATCAGCTGTAGCTTCTTCACTTACTGGTATTTGTATTGCATAGTTCAGGTAAACAAGCATCTATTAGTGCTCATAACAAGAACAGGGGCTTGTTATgggtaaataaatgtaaaggaaAATTAGCGATAACCAAATTTATTTCTCATAGTGGGAGCTGGAGGACTTAATAACTCTATAAATCCACAACTGCTGCAGAGCCCTCTTTTATATTAACTAAGAAATGCTTTCTGCCGCTGACATGGAAGAATTCACACTCGCTTCGACTTCCGCATTACGCCACGTcgtcttcttcttttattgtcaCTTGGCAACTCAACTTTTGTTAAAAACGTGCATTACTGCCACCTACAGGTCACGATATTATTTTTCCTAATATGGTAAAGTCATTTCTCGCCCTAATTCGCcgttttatgatttattaaaaaaaaaatactttacagGACATGGTGCCTGTTTTTTCCTGTTCctttataatacatccataatacatccatggttacTTAATGGAAAGTTCCTTCATTCACAGAAGTCAAGAAGAAGTCCTTAAAATTGTGACTCCTATTCTCCCTGAtacaaaaaatgacagaattttatgaatatggaaatatttttaaatttgagaaaTTTAGCTGTTGGACACGAGcaagataagataaaaaaaaactagatgtatctttattcaaattcaaattcaattagagtgggaaaaaagtagcagcgtaagggtgaaagtgataaaacaaataaaataatatcagtGAACAACCTGTGTATAAacgtgcaatatgcagaagttcctgagattaacATAGTAAagacagcatcagtcttttttagtgggagtgggaggtactgggagctgtggtgttgtgtgGTCTGATGACTGATGAAAGAGCCCCCCAAGCGCTTTGAGTTACATGGCTGCATGAGTCTGTGGTTGTGCACTGAAGGCTTCAAATTTTCACATCAGTCATGTAAACTGTATACTGGACCAAGATTGGCTCCAAACCATTTGTTATGTCACAAATCACACTCGTAGGCCCACCCCCTAAACCTGgatttttcactttcagcagatgaatgtgaaaacagtcttctagtATCACATTCTGCACatatacatcattctgcatACTTAAGCTAAGCTGAAGCTGAAGAAAAGCAACCATAGAATAggtgattttaaataaaattgaatgCACTATGAAATTATACCCTACTGTTTACATTGCATTTCCCTGTATATAAATGCAATGATAAAACTCAGTAATGTATTATTTACTGATTTATATTGTCTGTCTTCGAAGAAAATGTTCTGCCGGATAAATGTGTGTTCATTTCTTGGACTCTTgctttttggtgaaatatttgaacatttgacagttatttaaatgaaaccatctcTGAAGTTTAGAGAGGAAATCACTCTGTAGTGGAACAGCTAATACCTCCCAGACATCTGAAATGGTCTTTAACAAatctaatatattttatatagcgccatcattttttttatatgtcaaCATGAAAAGTAATCTGTAATAACTGTCAAATACATGTAGATACATTTTCCTCTTAAATGTACTGGATTAGAAGCATTAAgtagaaatactcaagtaacCCTGAAACTGTTCAAACTGTGTCTGGTTTTACTAGCAGAATACAAAGCAACATTAAAGGTGTATGGAAATGACCAGGTAAAGATTTAAAGTATGTTATTTCAAACCTAAGTATGTATACATATTTTGGCATGCTGttgaattattattgttattttatttttagtaacAAACAAAATTCCACctattatttacagtaaataatgaTAGGCATAGTATTGTGTTGCATGCTCTATTTCTCACCAATACTGCAGACATTAATATCTAAGTGAGTAAACCACGGGATGTGTCATTTGAATGTTCTGTGACTATTCAGTAAAATACATAAAGACCTGTTTCACTTTAAGTTAATATgttaatgaaaagaaaaagtcgTTTTTCTGTATGTATCTGTGTCATGCAAAACAATGTTCAAATACATTTGTCATATAGTGTGATAGCAATAGCTCATGTTTTAACACTTATTCTTTTGAAATAAACCATTTCTCTTATTCgctaatttattttattttatttcatttcattttggttgGTTTGACCAATTTTACCTCTGAGGACCGCTAAACGGTATTTCGAGTGCAGATCTCGCGGTATTTCTCGGCTCCTGCGTAGTTAAGTCGGTATCTTGAGCAGCCAGTTCTGTCCAGTCGtcctccacagacacacactaaaaTGGCGTCGGCTCCGGGTGAGTGCAGATTTGAGATTACTATTCTTCTACTGATTTAACAGCAGGGcatgatttaatttttaaaaacgaCGTGAAAAAATGAACTATGAAGAGATTACGACAGCAAAAGCACTGTTTTCGGTCTTTATTCAGTCGAATACCGTTGCGTAGTTACCGCTAGGCTCAAGGCCTAAAGCTACTCACGGTAGCTACGGTGGGGGTTTTTTACCGAgtggaattttttttcttcataattaCACGCCGAGATCGATAATAGACATAATTTAGagacagaaatatttttttcagatgCATGTGTCGATGATTAGTTGCTAGTTTGGAAGCTGTGTGATGAATGGAGAGAGTACGGTAGTTGAATGTAGATGAATGACGACGAGTCTGTGTAACGTGCTGCTAACGCGCGCAAACACCGATTTTGTTTGACTATTTCACCTAAAGTTTAATCTTTGCTTTTACAGATTACAGCTCCTACAACCAGTCCAGTGCTCAGCAGGGGTAAGAGTGCAACCCATTCAAGTGACTGAATACCATTTCTTGTTAGCGCCTTTTCACTTATCATTtgatatcatttttattgtaaaactatatttctttctttgactGTAATGTTAATACACCACAACACTAAGGTAACTTCCATGTGTGTGCAATCCTAGTTGGTAATACAATTTGAGAGGTTTTAAAGCATTGAGTCTCTTATTGGCTTATGTTATATCGCTACTGATAACAGGAAATCAATAGTCTACTGGTTGAGTTGGTTTGTGAATCGGAGCTATTTAAATTGAGACTTGATTCTTAAAAACAAATTTAGCTGATTTAAAATTATAAGCTATTAATTACTGCAAACATGATCCAGATATACATCATTATTAAACCGAGAGTGCGTAATATACCCAGGTCCGAGGGGACCTAATGTTATCTGAAACTAAAactttgatgttgtttttctacAGGTATGCTTCTTATGCTGCCCAGCCTTCACAAAGTTATGGACAGTCTGCCCAGGTGAGATTTAACAATGAATGACTTAACTATTGTAGATTACATTGCGCATTTCATGATTTAGCGAGATTGTGATAGTTGCCATTTCATCaacagattatttttaaaaatacacaaaaagacacCTTTTACTTATTGAATAATTATCACTAATTTGTACTATAAATCAAAGCACAGATGTTGCTGGCAACATTTAAGGTTGATAAACAAAGAACAGGAGCAAACATCTGGTAACACACAATAGGAGATCTTGAGATGCCACATCCATTTTGTTCACTTTGActtgaatatatttttcaatattaaagtaataaaaagtcTTAATGTGATGTTGATTATCTACCCAGCAGTTAAAGTGTATGATCTCTTTTTTTCAGCAGGGTTATAGCCAGCAGAGTTATGGATCATATGCCCAACCTGCTGCCGCTGCTGATAGTAGTTACTCCCAGCAAACacctgcagctggaagctacactcagcagcagcaacagcagcagcaacagtatgGGTCCTCGTATGGTCAACCAGCACAAGGTCAGTGATTTGAATGACATTTTACTCATGATGTTTTAGGAACTGTATAGAATAGGCTGGATTGGACACAACAAAATCAGCATAATTGGTGATTTAATTTTCCAATGTGCTAATTGATTATTCTATATACaaaacatgcatacatacattgTGCCACATTTATGATTGACACACTGTccttgttttaaatttaaacaaagtggtcttcatttttatttgaaatggcACAGTTTGTAGCATAGGCAGTATCCACACCATGTTTTTCtagttaatttaaaaatgtccacGTTTCAGTTTTGATTGTTTGTCACACAGTTAAAAAATGGTACCTATTtgtgtgtcacagctggctATCCTGCTGCCCAGTCCACCACTCATGGCTACACCCAGTCAGCCCAGGGTTATGGAGCCAGTGGTTATGAAAGtactcctgctgctgctgctccagctgccTCCCAGTCTTACGGCTCTCAGCCAGGCTATACTGCCCAATCTGCCTACCCTGGCTATGGCCAGCAGCCTGCCCCCACTGCACCACAGAGGTATGTACCTCCCTACTCAGATACAAATAAGTGAACTACACAAGAACATTTCGCTTTACTTAATGCTCTGTCTTGCTTTGTCTTCACCAGTTACAATGCTAGTAGCCAACCAGCTAGTTACAACCAAAATAGCTACTCCCAGCCAGCAGCATACGGCCAGCAGCAGCCTGGCTACCAGGCCCAGCAGGCCAGCTATGGCCAGCAGCAGAGTGGATACCAGCAGCAGAcccagcagcaacaacaggcTCCTCCTGCTTACCCTCCTCAGACTGCTGGATCATATGGGCAGCCTCCAGCTAACCAGTACAGCCAGCAAGGTGGACCGCCCAGTTACCAGTCCAACCATTACAGTAAGCTTCGCTTTTCAAGTTTGGTACACAtctgttttcaaatgttaatTGATACAGTTCAGCTTAATATCACTGCAAATATGTTTTGATGTAATTGTACTCCTCTTTTGTAGATAATTACAGACAGGATGGCCAGGGTGGAGGTTCGGGTTACTCTGGCTCGGAGTCCTCAAGGTACCCAGGGGGAGGGGAAAGCAGGGGCCCTGGCAGGGATGGCTTCGACAGAGGTGGAATGATGCACCGTGGGCGTGGAGGCATGGGCCGTGGCATGGGGTAAGTGTCTTTCCTTTCCACTTAACCTCACTTGTATTTTGACTCTACAGGTGCTGTGGCCACTCAGGGCAGGGCTGAGGCaggttttaataaaaaataattgaaataatctGTGGTGATACATCAGTAATATATAGctttattctctttttaatgtttcaggGCCATGATTTGTCAGCAGTCACTGCTGATAAATTAAGAGCTTTCTGTTATAGTGTTTTAGGCACATGTTGAAAAGTTTCATTGCCAACATGTGCAGTAACTTTTGGCTGTTTTCATCCAGTTTCTCTCAGCCCTGCCATTGAATTGGTCAAAGGTAAGCAAAACATGGTTGTctctatattaaaaaaaaaaaaaaaaaaaaaaagtatctaaGTGGATTTTGCTGAAGACCTGTGCATAATTACTTAGTCGGAACAGCTTATCTACTAGTACATAATTGAGTCTATCAAACATTTGTGGACAATTAAGAATAGTTTGGGGATGTGATAGGATCATACTGAACAAATATCTTATCTTACACCAAAATAAATGGGACTCATGAGGAAGTTTAAAAACTGTCTCACCATCTCAGCAACAGCTTTTTAAATCAGTGTCTCACTGTGGTGCACTGTTCACTAATAGGGTAAGACATTAATCATTTCAATAAGAGTCTGAAGTTGCTTAAATTCTGCAGATTTTTCAGTTATTGTGATGCAGGATTCTTTAACTAAAAAAAGTGGCCTACAAGACTATACACAAAGTTGGCATTTAAAgggattcatatatatatatacacacacacacacacacgagcgtCATGCAATGCAAATCTGATGCATAACACATTTATGCTTATTGCGGTGCATTTGCAGAATATTTGGGTCAATATATTTCCACTTGATGAGGTCCTTCCCCTTTTACTTACAAATACAttaacttgtgtttttaaaaaacaattgtgGTTGGTTCTTCAAGGCTGTTAACGGAGCCAGAAAAAGAGCAGTCAAATATGTCTGTGGTACAGGAAGACCTCGGTAAAAGCAAAATGTTGTATCGGTTACGAATACTATGAGGACATATTCCCCAAAATCTCTTTCTTCTACTCCCCACTGTGTTCCAAAAATGCTAATCATTTGTTAAATTCTAATTAGATTTTGGCCAAAATTGTATCACCTGATGCCACCGGTTGTACTAATAGAAGttgttaaaaaggtttttttcaatAAATTGTGTTCAGTGTTTAAGCATTGATCTCAAAATACATTTACTAGTGAAAACTATAAATTACGGTGGCACTATAAATCACAGTGGCATTATAATGCATTAAGAGCAAATTTGATGTACATCAGCCTGAACTCTTAACACATTCACTGTTTCCATTTGCCACTCATCTACTGGGAACATTTCGGTGTgaatttttttcctcttaagtCCCTTTTTTATAGGAAAAAACTTAAGAGTTGGTGGTGTCAGAAGATGTGCATAAATACCATGAATGTCAGGactatgtgcacacacaaactacTTGTTCATATCAAACTATTTAAGGAATGCTCAAGGGATTTTTGTTAGTGTTGATACATTTGGTGTAGCATGATCCAGTCTTATCTCAGCCTACCTGCAAAATCTGACATTCATCATGCTTCTTTGAATTGTATCCATTATGATACTGAAACTAGAAAACCTTGAACAGGTTCTCGACGCTGTACTTGTGTATTTCCATTGAAGTGTCACGCAAATTTGCTCTTGGTGCACATTGGGCATTTGAACAGTGTGGTCCTCGAAGGTGAACAGTGTCTGTTTTCAGTAGCAGGAAATGGTTTGATCCAACCTTAAATCAGACCCACTTACACTCAGCTCCCCTGACCAGAACTAGAAAGACTTGAGAGGTTAACCCTGAGGAACACAAGGGCTGTTATGGTGGCCAatgtctgcattttttttgttggtttggattGGTTatcactctttaaaaaaaaaaaaaaaggttgataaGATGCTTTTTAAGTGAACACATTCAGTTTTCAAATACTGCAAACGGAGGTCGTCATGATGACATGACAGGTTAGTTTTCAATGTCCAGATTTTCTTTCGGGAAAGAGCTTTTCTTTCAGACCTTCAATGATCAGTTTGGGGCTCTGATAAACTACAAGTCTGAATCAACAACTGCTGCTGTAGATGCTCCCTTTTTAAAAGGTATGGTTCTTCAAACCGTTTTTTTTCTGGTTCATCAACATAAACCAAAAATAATAGGGTTCTGCATGACTTCAGGTTTTTGGTGCagggaatacacacacacacaatttttagATTGCAGTGAGTTTTACTAACTTCAGGACACTAATCAAACAAGTCTGAAGTAGTGTTaattatgaaacaaaaaaaaaagtaaataggAATACTGCCTTAAAACATATGAATTCAGGTATAACAGAGGCGTTGTAgttaaatttttattttagcaTTGCACAGGTATATGGTGTTTCTGGGGGGAGGTAGGGGAGGGTCACAtaatgtcattttgaaatgttttaaattgttttgtggTTTGGAATACAAATGTTTGATCACATTCTTTTGAGCACTTTTTTAACATGCTTTGTCACATTTATACCGTACAGGTAACAGTGAGAGCCATTTAAAACCATCTTTTCTCTAAAAGGTTTCTGTACTCAGTACAGAGCCGCCAGCTTAAGCAGCAGGAGGGAGCTTAAACAAAGATTCGTGGGTCTGCCTTTTTTCAAGAACTGAGGATGGTGGTGCTAATAAGCATGATGGGCATATTTATCAAGACTGTGTTTAATTTTAACTTTACCATGGTAAACGCTGTAAACCATTTATTTTTGGAGTTTTATTGTCTTGAAGAAtgtataattgtttttttttccttttacatttattttattacctgGTGAATGTGAACACTTGATCATGTGAAATTTCAGATGCATTGTCCATTTTCACACTTAATATCTGATTCAGCTGTAACTTTTATTAGAACCTAATGTTAAATACATTGGTTTGTTTCTGGGAACAACTATGCATGCCATCAATGCATCTGAAATCTTTCTACCTGTGTACAAATGTTTGggttttgtcacatttttcaggCAGTGAAAATCTGTTAGTCCTTAATACATCTTCACAATTGTATCCACTACTGAAAACTGTCTGAATCTGTCACTGACGTTGTAATTAGCTAGTAAAGAAATTACTCATAGTTAATATATTTATCCCCTCAAATTGGATTGTATATTGATAATTTTGGGGAGTTTATAGTTGCTGTTAGGCTAGTTAGAATGTTTTGATTACTCCCTCAATCAAGCCACTTTGCTCGAGCCATGGAAGTGGCGGTAAAAGGGAAATCGCCTTCATATCTTCATTTATTCCCCCATAGCAGCGCTGGAGACAGAGGTGGCTTCAGTAAGCCTGGTGGTAAGTTAACGAGTATTACACTGGTTAGTCCTTTCAAAGCCTTAAAGTTTAGAGCAAATACGCttcaaatattcatgttttttttatattgtggtaTGAAAAATTTATTtacatgaacacatttgaaaatattggggacatttttttcaatgcCTGAGACCATTTTCTCTGGGGTACTTGGTATAATTCAGTCACTGTTTATGGTTTGAAAACGAGTTTTTGAACGGTTAAGGACAAATTTCCACTCAAACGTGTCTTTTATGGCTTTAACAAATCTCATGAGCtgaattcctgttttttttgaGGATTTCTTACTGGTCTTAGAGGCTTTTCCAATGACACAATTATTTGCCATGGGGTTTGAGGTATTTTCCATTCAACATATCACTTGTGGGAATTGTGGTGTACCATAAGGTGCATAATGCTGACAGTGTACAAGGGAGTGTCTGGATTATCTTTTGTAGTACTTACTCCTCAGGTGTTGTACATTGGATTTAAGTTGCACACACTGACTTTTCTCAACCTATGTCTCCTTCCTCATCTGATGGACTGTAGGACCCATGGATGGCGGCGAGCGTGAAATGGGTGAGTAGAGTCATTCAGATTCATATTACTGGACATTTTTGGTTCATATGCTGAACACGTTTAAGTTTTAGGTGTTGGAATTGGTAAAGATTGCATTTTTACtggacatttctgtgttttaggACGCCCTGAGGAGCAGGACGACTCTGAGAACAGCACAATCTACATAACAGGATTGACTGAGAAGGCTAACCTGGAGGAGATGGCTGAATTCTTTAAACATGTTGGCTCAATCAGGGTAATAATATCAACTTACTCTAAATGTTGAGAGTACACCTGTTGAAACTGTTTAACTAAAATCCATTTTCCTTGTGTGTTCAGATGAACCGCAGACTTGGCCAGCCTGCCATCAACATATACACTGACAAGGACACAGGGAAGCCCAAAGGAGATGCCACCCTGTCCTATGAGGAGCCTGTCTTTGCCAAAGCAGCTGTGGAGCATTTTGATGGTATGTATTAATGACTCAGTTTATCTGACATGAACAGAATCTAACTAAGACATGTAATCTGTTGGTGGGAGGTTGTATtaaatttgtctttttaattgtaGGCAAGGAGTACCAGGGCCGAAGGCTGAAGGTGTCCATGGCACGTCGTAAGCCCATGATGGGTGGAATGAGAGGTGGCATGCCCATGCGAGATGGCATGATGGGTCGTGGAGGTAAATGTTCATACTATTTGTCTTGggtctgcctttttttttttcttggaaagAAATGCTGTTTATATCCAAATTTGCCCCTGACAATGATAGCAGTCTTAAGTACGTAGCACATactgatgaaaacacacaacctGTTCTACTGCTATTCAGTTGTCATTCCTCTTCTTTATCCTACATTGTGTCAGCTGCTTTGGTGATTTGTAACCCTTACCACATGTCCAGACACCGAACTGGAACAGCAGCATCAATGAGTGCTCCATCTGTGTGTCACTGGAGGCATTCAGGTGCAGTGTTGAGTGTAGGTCACCCACATACTCAAAACGCTCAGAGCTCAATACATGTTACTGTAGTGATGAGTTTAAAACTGACGCAAATAAACTTGAAGTGTATATAGATGCTTCAAGTTGTGGTTATGTCTGAGACACAGCCTGCACGGAGCTGGTGCAGACAGCTCCAGAGATTCAAATGAGAGCAGgtctgctgtgtgtgatgtGCACTTGAAAAATGCGTCTGACATGCATGCCGTTTAGACAGTGTTACACTTTGCATTTAGAGGTTGATGCACATTTCTGATGCTCATTAAAGGTATCTTTGAAAATGAACAAGCTCAATTTTCAGTGTCCTGCTTCAAATCACAAACTTAAAGAGCAAATGAATATGATGCTTGGCAGTGGACTGCTGAATAAGTGCGAAATACAGTGATAAATAAATTCACTTGTAATGGGGGAAATGTTTACTTGTCCTATCAGGTATGATGGGCCGTGGAGGTGAGCGTGGTGGGTTTGGTCCACGAGGTGGCCCACGTGGAATGGGCAGAGGTGGACCTACAGG harbors:
- the ewsr1b gene encoding EWS RNA-binding protein 1b isoform X5, with the translated sequence MASAPDYSSYNQSSAQQGYASYAAQPSQSYGQSAQGYSQQSYGSYAQPAAAADSSYSQQTPAAGSYTQQQQQQQQQYGSSYGQPAQAGYPAAQSTTHGYTQSAQGYGASGYESTPAAAAPAASQSYGSQPGYTAQSAYPGYGQQPAPTAPQSYNASSQPASYNQNSYSQPAAYGQQQPGYQAQQASYGQQQSGYQQQTQQQQQAPPAYPPQTAGSYGQPPANQYSQQGGPPSYQSNHYNNYRQDGQGGGSGYSGSESSRYPGGGESRGPGRDGFDRGGMMHRGRGGMGRGMGAGDRGGFSKPGGPMDGGEREMGRPEEQDDSENSTIYITGLTEKANLEEMAEFFKHVGSIRMNRRLGQPAINIYTDKDTGKPKGDATLSYEEPVFAKAAVEHFDGKEYQGRRLKVSMARRKPMMGGMRGGMPMRDGMMGRGGMMGRGGERGGFGPRGGPRGMGRGGPTGGNMQQRAGDWECPNPGCGNQNFAWRMECNQCKAPKPEGLGGGPPFPPGGDRGRGGMGMRGGRGMDRGGPAGAGGPGGPGGFRGGWGGDRGGFRGRGGMDRGGFRGAGRGGPPMDRMGGRGGRGMGPPGGKMDMRDHRQERRDRPY
- the ewsr1b gene encoding EWS RNA-binding protein 1b isoform X4, whose translation is MASAPDYSSYNQSSAQQGYASYAAQPSQSYGQSAQQGYSQQSYGSYAQPAAAADSSYSQQTPAAGSYTQQQQQQQQQYGSSYGQPAQAGYPAAQSTTHGYTQSAQGYGASGYESTPAAAAPAASQSYGSQPGYTAQSAYPGYGQQPAPTAPQSYNASSQPASYNQNSYSQPAAYGQQQPGYQAQQASYGQQQSGYQQQTQQQQQAPPAYPPQTAGSYGQPPANQYSQQGGPPSYQSNHYNNYRQDGQGGGSGYSGSESSRYPGGGESRGPGRDGFDRGGMMHRGRGGMGRGMGSAGDRGGFSKPGGPMDGGEREMGRPEEQDDSENSTIYITGLTEKANLEEMAEFFKHVGSIRMNRRLGQPAINIYTDKDTGKPKGDATLSYEEPVFAKAAVEHFDGKEYQGRRLKVSMARRKPMMGGMRGGMPMRDGMMGRGGMMGRGGERGGFGPRGGPRGMGRGGPTGGNMQQRAGDWECPNPGCGNQNFAWRMECNQCKAPKPEGLGGGPPFPPGGDRGRGGMGMRGGRGMDRGGPAGAGGPGGPGGFRGGWGGDRGGFRGRGGMDRGGFRGAGRGGPPMDRMGGRGGRGMGPPGGKMDMRTADQNFNL
- the ewsr1b gene encoding EWS RNA-binding protein 1b isoform X3 encodes the protein MASAPDYSSYNQSSAQQGYASYAAQPSQSYGQSAQQGYSQQSYGSYAQPAAAADSSYSQQTPAAGSYTQQQQQQQQQYGSSYGQPAQAGYPAAQSTTHGYTQSAQGYGASGYESTPAAAAPAASQSYGSQPGYTAQSAYPGYGQQPAPTAPQSYNASSQPASYNQNSYSQPAAYGQQQPGYQAQQASYGQQQSGYQQQTQQQQQAPPAYPPQTAGSYGQPPANQYSQQGGPPSYQSNHYNNYRQDGQGGGSGYSGSESSRYPGGGESRGPGRDGFDRGGMMHRGRGGMGRGMGAGDRGGFSKPGGPMDGGEREMGRPEEQDDSENSTIYITGLTEKANLEEMAEFFKHVGSIRMNRRLGQPAINIYTDKDTGKPKGDATLSYEEPVFAKAAVEHFDGKEYQGRRLKVSMARRKPMMGGMRGGMPMRDGMMGRGGMMGRGGERGGFGPRGGPRGMGRGGPTGGNMQQRAGDWECPNPGCGNQNFAWRMECNQCKAPKPEGLGGGPPFPPGGDRGRGGMGMRGGRGMDRGGPAGAGGPGGPGGFRGGWGGDRGGFRGRGGMDRGGFRGAGRGGPPMDRMGGRGGRGMGPPGGKMDMRDHRQERRDRPY
- the ewsr1b gene encoding EWS RNA-binding protein 1b isoform X2 — translated: MASAPDYSSYNQSSAQQGYASYAAQPSQSYGQSAQGYSQQSYGSYAQPAAAADSSYSQQTPAAGSYTQQQQQQQQQYGSSYGQPAQAGYPAAQSTTHGYTQSAQGYGASGYESTPAAAAPAASQSYGSQPGYTAQSAYPGYGQQPAPTAPQSYNASSQPASYNQNSYSQPAAYGQQQPGYQAQQASYGQQQSGYQQQTQQQQQAPPAYPPQTAGSYGQPPANQYSQQGGPPSYQSNHYNNYRQDGQGGGSGYSGSESSRYPGGGESRGPGRDGFDRGGMMHRGRGGMGRGMGSAGDRGGFSKPGGPMDGGEREMGRPEEQDDSENSTIYITGLTEKANLEEMAEFFKHVGSIRMNRRLGQPAINIYTDKDTGKPKGDATLSYEEPVFAKAAVEHFDGKEYQGRRLKVSMARRKPMMGGMRGGMPMRDGMMGRGGMMGRGGERGGFGPRGGPRGMGRGGPTGGNMQQRAGDWECPNPGCGNQNFAWRMECNQCKAPKPEGLGGGPPFPPGGDRGRGGMGMRGGRGMDRGGPAGAGGPGGPGGFRGGWGGDRGGFRGRGGMDRGGFRGAGRGGPPMDRMGGRGGRGMGPPGGKMDMRDHRQERRDRPY
- the ewsr1b gene encoding EWS RNA-binding protein 1b isoform X1, which gives rise to MASAPDYSSYNQSSAQQGYASYAAQPSQSYGQSAQQGYSQQSYGSYAQPAAAADSSYSQQTPAAGSYTQQQQQQQQQYGSSYGQPAQAGYPAAQSTTHGYTQSAQGYGASGYESTPAAAAPAASQSYGSQPGYTAQSAYPGYGQQPAPTAPQSYNASSQPASYNQNSYSQPAAYGQQQPGYQAQQASYGQQQSGYQQQTQQQQQAPPAYPPQTAGSYGQPPANQYSQQGGPPSYQSNHYNNYRQDGQGGGSGYSGSESSRYPGGGESRGPGRDGFDRGGMMHRGRGGMGRGMGSAGDRGGFSKPGGPMDGGEREMGRPEEQDDSENSTIYITGLTEKANLEEMAEFFKHVGSIRMNRRLGQPAINIYTDKDTGKPKGDATLSYEEPVFAKAAVEHFDGKEYQGRRLKVSMARRKPMMGGMRGGMPMRDGMMGRGGMMGRGGERGGFGPRGGPRGMGRGGPTGGNMQQRAGDWECPNPGCGNQNFAWRMECNQCKAPKPEGLGGGPPFPPGGDRGRGGMGMRGGRGMDRGGPAGAGGPGGPGGFRGGWGGDRGGFRGRGGMDRGGFRGAGRGGPPMDRMGGRGGRGMGPPGGKMDMRDHRQERRDRPY